The Candidatus Bathyarchaeota archaeon genome has a segment encoding these proteins:
- a CDS encoding adenosylcobalamin-dependent ribonucleoside-diphosphate reductase, which yields MVTIEKIKKRDGRIAEFDSNKITEAIWKAEKAVGIKDRQLAANLAEYVVRQLEKQLKPDEIPRVEQVQDLVEKTLIKNGQASMAKAYILYRQKRTKIRRMKGLLGVVDELKLPLNAILVLERRYLKKDEKGKVIESTSQMFRRIARSLAEVERQYGKSDADVTKYENKFYRMMTNLEFIPNSPTLMNAGTMFRQLSACFVLPIEDSIESIFDTLKASAIIHKTGGGTGFSFSRLRPRGDVVRTTGGIASGAISFAKIYDTATEVMKQGGRRRGANMGILRVDHPEIMDFIVAKEKEGVLRNFNISVAVTDKFMNAVEKDGDFDLITPRSDETVEMLKARAIWNLMIMMAWKNGEPGVIFLDTINRHNQTPSLGQIESTNPCGEQPLLPYESCNLGSIDVSKFVANDGKMDWDRLRQTVRLAVRFLDNVVDANVYTLPEIEKMTKGNRKIGLGVMGFADTLIKMGIRYDTEEGLQTGEKLMKFITTEARKMSVELGEEKGSFPNFRGSVWEKQFKTMRNATVTTIAPTGTISIIAGCSQGIEPLFAIVYIREVAESLGRSLIEVNPLFESMALKEGFYGEELIKRIARKTSVQDVEEVPERVRRLFVVAHDISAEWHVRMQAAFQKYTDNAVSKTINFLNRATPDDIDKAYWLAYKLGCKGVTVYRYGSREKQVLRPVESEGTLADFSFGCPTCS from the coding sequence ATGGTTACAATTGAGAAAATTAAGAAAAGAGATGGTAGAATCGCAGAGTTCGACTCCAACAAGATTACTGAAGCAATTTGGAAGGCTGAAAAGGCTGTTGGGATAAAGGATAGACAACTTGCCGCAAACCTTGCTGAGTATGTTGTAAGACAGTTAGAGAAGCAACTTAAGCCAGACGAGATACCCCGCGTGGAGCAAGTTCAAGACCTTGTGGAAAAAACGCTCATAAAAAACGGACAGGCCAGTATGGCGAAGGCTTACATTCTTTATCGACAGAAGCGAACCAAAATAAGAAGAATGAAGGGTCTCCTAGGCGTCGTAGACGAGCTTAAACTCCCTCTAAACGCCATTCTTGTATTAGAGCGACGTTATCTCAAAAAAGACGAGAAAGGCAAAGTGATAGAATCTACTAGTCAAATGTTCAGACGAATCGCAAGAAGCTTAGCTGAAGTTGAAAGGCAATATGGCAAAAGTGACGCTGACGTTACAAAATACGAAAATAAGTTCTACCGTATGATGACAAACCTTGAATTCATTCCCAACTCCCCCACACTCATGAACGCAGGCACAATGTTCAGACAACTCAGCGCCTGCTTTGTCCTACCCATAGAAGACTCCATAGAAAGCATATTCGACACGCTGAAAGCATCTGCTATAATTCACAAGACGGGTGGAGGAACCGGTTTCTCCTTCTCACGACTCAGGCCCAGAGGAGACGTTGTGAGAACCACAGGAGGCATAGCCTCTGGAGCAATATCCTTTGCCAAAATATACGACACAGCAACAGAGGTGATGAAGCAAGGTGGTCGTCGTCGAGGCGCTAATATGGGCATATTACGTGTTGATCATCCTGAAATCATGGACTTCATTGTTGCGAAAGAAAAGGAAGGAGTGCTAAGGAACTTTAACATCTCAGTAGCCGTTACTGACAAGTTTATGAATGCAGTTGAAAAAGATGGCGACTTTGATTTGATAACCCCGCGAAGTGACGAAACAGTAGAGATGCTGAAGGCGAGGGCAATATGGAATCTCATGATAATGATGGCGTGGAAAAACGGTGAACCTGGTGTGATTTTCCTAGACACGATAAACAGGCACAACCAAACACCTAGCTTAGGGCAAATTGAATCCACCAACCCCTGCGGCGAACAACCTCTTTTGCCTTACGAGTCCTGCAACTTAGGAAGCATCGACGTAAGCAAGTTTGTGGCAAATGATGGTAAAATGGATTGGGATAGGCTTAGGCAAACGGTGAGATTAGCTGTGAGGTTTTTAGACAACGTGGTTGATGCCAACGTCTACACGTTGCCGGAGATAGAGAAAATGACTAAAGGAAACAGGAAAATCGGCTTGGGAGTAATGGGCTTTGCGGATACGCTCATTAAGATGGGCATAAGATACGACACAGAAGAGGGGCTGCAAACTGGAGAAAAACTCATGAAATTCATAACCACGGAAGCAAGGAAAATGAGTGTAGAGTTAGGCGAAGAGAAGGGAAGTTTTCCAAATTTTCGTGGAAGTGTTTGGGAGAAACAGTTCAAAACTATGAGAAACGCCACAGTTACAACAATTGCCCCTACTGGCACCATAAGCATAATCGCTGGTTGCTCGCAAGGAATTGAACCACTTTTTGCAATCGTTTACATTCGTGAAGTTGCAGAAAGCCTTGGAAGAAGTCTTATTGAGGTGAATCCGTTGTTCGAAAGTATGGCTTTGAAAGAAGGATTCTACGGTGAGGAGCTGATAAAAAGGATTGCGAGAAAGACTTCTGTACAAGATGTGGAAGAGGTTCCAGAGCGTGTGAGACGACTATTTGTTGTGGCTCATGACATAAGTGCTGAATGGCATGTCCGCATGCAAGCAGCCTTTCAGAAATACACGGATAATGCGGTTTCAAAAACTATAAACTTTCTAAATAGGGCTACACCTGATGACATTGACAAGGCTTATTGGCTTGCTTACAAGTTGGGATGCAAAGGCGTAACCGTCTATCGATATGGCAGCCGAGAAAAGCAGGTTCTGCGACCTGTCGAAAGC